A DNA window from Turicibacter sp. TJ11 contains the following coding sequences:
- a CDS encoding vWA domain-containing protein: MTQTKLIVESLGRKSLQLAPNLTKTCCFYEVQQTPTKSLSTHMILLIDRSASMIDYLEDLKEMITLTIDQLKSSFKHRISVISFGNDGEMEWLVDNLKASEAKSQLEFIHQRLEESCGDEFTVLSTALETTFHDLIKYRKQNEAVQVVVMTDGYLYSETTSLEVEQSRCYGWMLDFTAQQIVTQIIGVGTCDLNFLTQLAGTTKIGDFYPYIDRQSYRSCLKHWMKCSQSLLDASHQILNNNYFLSLTSQKVNQPRHLITMGNVSQLIVTFDEVLQIDDQLVPTIARDISDELEHQFKLLYAYYLLKQGQVNEATFLLKETHLFSVLNQGYSSGEICRSLAVINRYRFQSKFIRHFKQVSLKNISVLMLLEMILDDPFSTLLWQYEQKALPKIEEDNVTFIANEKRYFEVTNVKVSTTKQNITLTVKVDGVAKQKQTNLKLDCFVFRTYHLIKDGNLKLKQLACQLSPKLRKRFRELKLIKATTSDSSGIDVIDLKDLKLVTQNSKELIDSEQIAKQLYELEQTKLSIQILKTMLNQQWQKRNSVKDIRQHHQVSPSFMFQPQIKPSPLLKRDATLQLVTEWTIENFLKSIERQKCYEGIQSGLLTTNQSAFNYLKDQLNQEKQKQLALQNKIYLLRLKSQLLNDPVFHWDEVNVVQEKHHQRVISKQKIGEIIIKENKYFIHSTT; this comes from the coding sequence TTGACACAAACAAAACTCATCGTAGAAAGTCTTGGTCGAAAATCATTGCAATTAGCACCAAATCTAACGAAAACGTGTTGCTTTTATGAGGTTCAACAAACACCAACTAAAAGTTTATCGACTCATATGATACTTCTAATTGATCGCTCAGCTAGTATGATCGATTATCTTGAAGACCTTAAAGAGATGATTACTTTAACCATAGATCAATTAAAATCAAGCTTTAAACATCGGATATCTGTCATCTCATTTGGAAATGATGGAGAGATGGAGTGGTTAGTTGATAATCTTAAAGCATCTGAAGCAAAGTCTCAGCTAGAATTTATTCATCAGCGATTAGAAGAAAGTTGTGGAGATGAATTTACTGTTTTATCAACGGCACTTGAAACGACTTTTCATGATCTAATCAAATATCGGAAGCAGAATGAAGCCGTTCAAGTCGTTGTGATGACGGATGGTTATTTGTATTCAGAGACGACCTCATTAGAAGTCGAGCAATCACGCTGTTATGGCTGGATGCTAGATTTTACAGCTCAACAAATAGTGACTCAAATCATTGGTGTTGGAACCTGTGATTTGAACTTTTTAACGCAATTAGCAGGAACAACAAAGATAGGCGATTTTTATCCTTATATCGATCGTCAAAGTTATCGTTCCTGTTTGAAACACTGGATGAAGTGTAGTCAATCTCTCTTAGATGCTTCACATCAAATTTTAAATAACAACTATTTTTTATCGCTAACGTCACAGAAAGTCAATCAACCAAGACACCTAATCACGATGGGAAATGTTTCGCAACTCATCGTTACCTTTGATGAAGTGTTACAAATTGATGATCAGTTAGTTCCAACGATAGCTCGTGACATTTCAGATGAATTAGAACATCAGTTTAAACTGTTATATGCCTATTATTTATTAAAACAAGGTCAAGTCAATGAGGCCACTTTCTTATTGAAAGAAACTCATCTTTTTTCGGTGCTTAATCAAGGGTATTCCAGTGGTGAAATTTGTCGAAGTTTAGCTGTCATTAATCGTTATCGATTTCAATCAAAGTTCATTCGTCATTTCAAACAAGTATCGTTAAAAAATATCTCTGTCTTAATGTTGTTAGAAATGATTTTAGATGATCCTTTTTCAACTTTACTTTGGCAATATGAACAAAAAGCTCTTCCAAAAATTGAGGAAGATAACGTGACGTTTATAGCTAATGAAAAACGTTATTTTGAAGTGACAAACGTAAAAGTAAGTACAACAAAACAAAACATAACACTGACTGTCAAAGTGGACGGAGTAGCAAAGCAAAAACAAACCAACTTAAAACTAGATTGCTTTGTTTTTAGAACGTATCATTTAATTAAAGATGGAAATTTAAAACTGAAACAGTTAGCTTGTCAGTTATCTCCGAAGTTAAGAAAAAGATTCAGGGAGTTAAAACTAATCAAAGCAACGACAAGTGATTCATCAGGCATCGATGTCATTGATTTAAAAGATTTAAAATTAGTCACACAAAATTCAAAAGAACTGATTGACAGTGAACAAATAGCCAAGCAGTTATATGAACTAGAACAAACAAAATTAAGTATTCAAATTTTAAAAACAATGCTTAATCAACAATGGCAAAAACGAAATTCGGTTAAAGATATTAGGCAACATCATCAAGTGAGTCCGTCTTTCATGTTTCAGCCTCAAATAAAGCCATCTCCTTTGTTGAAACGAGATGCGACGTTACAGTTAGTCACTGAATGGACAATTGAAAACTTTTTAAAATCAATAGAGCGGCAAAAATGTTATGAGGGGATTCAATCTGGATTGTTAACCACTAATCAATCTGCTTTTAATTATTTAAAGGATCAGTTAAATCAAGAAAAACAAAAACAATTAGCGCTTCAAAATAAAATTTACTTATTAAGATTAAAATCTCAGTTGTTAAATGATCCTGTTTTTCATTGGGATGAAGTAAATGTTGTCCAAGAAAAACATCATCAAAGAGTGATCTCTAAACAAAAAATTGGTGAAATAATCATTAAAGAGAATAAATACTTCATTCACTCCACAACCTAA
- a CDS encoding exonuclease domain-containing protein: MNFIAIDFETANEKRASACSLGLTVVKNGKVIKELYYLIKPKELRFNPMNTWIHGLRSHDVKKAKEFDELWPELEPYFNNTFIVAHNASFDMSVLRAMLDTYNIPYPSFNYGCTMLLSKNFFPMLENAKLNTVNHYLGLEFNHHHAAADAFACANILLKVNEELQAPSIEDLFHQVGINPGCVFEKGYRSPKKGSSSVSSSSKKQLTSSPLFYSQTEFFKHQTVVFTGALKSLSRQEAIALIGQLGGTVGSSVTKKTNIVVTGIKNIYELSPDEMSTKLRKAIELVYHGQDILFLNEEEFLTLLTSS; this comes from the coding sequence ATGAATTTTATTGCTATTGATTTTGAAACTGCCAATGAAAAGCGCGCAAGTGCTTGTTCACTTGGACTAACTGTTGTAAAAAACGGAAAAGTCATTAAAGAATTATATTATTTAATTAAACCAAAAGAATTAAGATTTAATCCGATGAATACTTGGATTCATGGACTCAGAAGTCACGATGTAAAAAAGGCTAAAGAATTTGATGAATTATGGCCTGAACTTGAGCCATATTTTAATAATACCTTTATTGTGGCGCACAACGCTTCATTTGATATGAGTGTTTTACGTGCCATGCTCGATACTTACAATATTCCTTATCCATCATTTAATTATGGATGTACGATGCTTTTATCCAAAAACTTCTTTCCTATGCTTGAAAATGCTAAACTAAATACCGTTAATCACTATCTTGGACTTGAGTTCAATCATCATCACGCCGCTGCCGATGCATTTGCTTGTGCCAATATTTTACTAAAAGTGAATGAAGAATTACAGGCACCCTCAATCGAGGATCTTTTTCATCAAGTGGGTATTAATCCTGGATGCGTGTTTGAAAAAGGTTATCGCTCACCTAAAAAAGGGTCTTCCTCTGTTTCATCAAGCTCAAAAAAACAATTAACCTCATCTCCACTCTTTTATAGTCAAACGGAATTTTTTAAGCATCAAACGGTCGTCTTCACTGGAGCACTAAAAAGTCTATCTCGTCAGGAAGCCATTGCTTTAATTGGACAACTAGGTGGAACCGTTGGTAGCTCGGTAACAAAAAAAACAAACATTGTTGTCACAGGAATTAAAAATATTTACGAACTTTCTCCAGATGAAATGAGCACAAAGCTAAGAAAAGCGATTGAGCTTGTTTATCACGGACAAGATATTCTTTTCTTAAACGAGGAAGAATTTTTAACGCTTTTAACATCATCCTAA
- a CDS encoding D-alanyl-D-alanine carboxypeptidase family protein, with protein MQKMQKILVLGSVVTLLALGLFFYSYMMSDEMVLIRLGYDRELIDVLMEEQPDLVQDLIADHRNSDEISDYLTVNGFNYDCYDAYVELAKQYPDQEASDIVYLATFLDHVFFPTLLKQGYTEETIELWFSDPDFNTYIESVDIVTLNRLLNYAKETGNDLMSLFSYVNYETRYPYLKMDEVVSSVNEYQTVILPSLKEKGFKSLQVEQLFNQFGLSDLKSLMETTLNPDQAFELMTASSFDSSSFAIYDEILSQSENYSVTYALQYAKYPNVKTNFYEAIVETPNPNSLYVLVNKNYRLNETYTPTDFVPVDVSLSEYAQVNTNYLRRDAADATESLFAKAKEAGYELTLRTGYLSYDIQKNLYHQDVYEMGYEYADQFNSRPGHSEHQTGLAIDITTPSINNELSMEFANTGEGKWVLEHAHEFGFIIRYPENREEEVGYSYEPYHLRYVGVEAATEIYNNDWTLEDYVLNYALLDQTEDQQVAPSAPSQEESDGINNPKDELSDDEATTDESVDSNLNESEIEGNQDLESDDHPGTLEEKNPDESDSSTVEDQDDSQKSQAIQEDSELNEQEKYEL; from the coding sequence ATGCAAAAGATGCAAAAAATATTAGTTCTTGGTAGTGTCGTCACTTTGTTAGCTTTAGGATTGTTTTTTTATTCTTATATGATGAGTGATGAGATGGTTTTAATACGATTAGGTTATGATCGTGAACTAATTGATGTGTTAATGGAAGAACAACCTGATCTTGTTCAAGATTTAATTGCTGATCATCGTAACAGTGACGAAATCTCAGACTATTTAACGGTTAACGGATTTAATTATGATTGTTATGATGCCTATGTGGAATTAGCTAAACAATATCCTGATCAGGAAGCCAGTGATATTGTTTATTTAGCAACGTTTTTAGATCATGTTTTTTTCCCAACGTTATTAAAACAAGGGTATACAGAGGAAACCATTGAACTATGGTTTTCAGATCCCGACTTTAATACGTATATTGAATCTGTTGACATCGTGACATTGAATCGACTTTTAAATTATGCGAAAGAAACAGGTAATGATTTAATGAGTTTATTTAGTTACGTTAACTATGAAACGAGATATCCGTATTTGAAAATGGATGAAGTCGTTTCTTCCGTTAACGAGTATCAAACGGTGATTTTACCAAGTCTTAAAGAAAAAGGATTTAAATCTTTACAAGTTGAGCAGCTGTTTAATCAGTTTGGATTGTCAGATTTAAAGTCACTAATGGAAACCACTTTAAATCCTGATCAAGCTTTTGAGCTCATGACAGCTAGTAGTTTTGATTCGTCAAGTTTTGCTATTTATGATGAAATCTTAAGTCAGAGTGAAAATTATTCCGTTACCTATGCTTTGCAATATGCGAAGTATCCAAATGTTAAGACAAACTTTTATGAAGCAATTGTTGAAACACCTAATCCAAATAGTTTATATGTTTTAGTCAATAAAAATTATCGCTTAAATGAAACATATACACCGACTGATTTTGTTCCAGTAGATGTATCGTTATCAGAATATGCTCAAGTTAATACAAACTACTTACGTCGTGATGCGGCTGATGCCACGGAGTCCTTATTCGCTAAAGCGAAAGAAGCGGGATATGAGTTAACGTTGAGAACCGGTTATCTTTCATATGACATTCAAAAAAATCTATATCACCAAGATGTCTATGAGATGGGGTATGAGTATGCTGACCAGTTTAATAGTCGACCAGGTCACAGTGAACATCAGACAGGATTAGCCATTGATATTACAACACCATCCATTAATAATGAATTATCGATGGAGTTTGCTAATACAGGCGAGGGAAAATGGGTACTAGAGCATGCTCATGAGTTTGGATTTATTATTCGATACCCAGAAAATCGTGAAGAAGAAGTGGGTTATAGTTACGAACCTTATCATCTTCGTTATGTCGGGGTTGAAGCTGCTACTGAAATTTATAATAATGACTGGACGTTAGAAGATTACGTCTTAAATTATGCTTTGTTAGATCAAACAGAAGACCAACAAGTAGCACCTAGTGCCCCAAGTCAAGAAGAATCTGATGGAATTAATAATCCTAAAGATGAATTGAGCGATGATGAGGCAACGACTGATGAATCAGTGGATTCAAATTTAAATGAGTCAGAAATTGAAGGTAATCAAGATCTCGAATCAGACGATCACCCTGGTACGTTAGAAGAGAAAAATCCTGATGAATCTGATTCATCAACTGTAGAAGATCAAGACGATAGTCAAAAAAGTCAAGCCATCCAAGAAGATAGCGAATTAAATGAACAAGAAAAATATGAATTATAA
- a CDS encoding CotY/CotZ family spore coat protein, which yields MSCENNTPITTTNPNANRSANCVSDIVRFINRLQQAVVPTEIGCSRCNTPILGETSKANTRPFILYLPNGEAFKLAVLTDNPSEPIPVFRVEEVNGNCATLRALANRRLPCHPNSASFDEFNGAGFETELLPTRTCVTVNLNDFIAIQCLDDVCLNLEMCNCN from the coding sequence ATGAGTTGTGAAAATAATACACCCATTACAACTACTAACCCAAATGCAAATCGATCAGCAAATTGTGTGTCTGATATTGTAAGATTCATCAACCGTTTACAGCAAGCTGTTGTACCAACTGAAATCGGTTGTTCTCGTTGTAACACCCCTATCTTAGGGGAAACTTCTAAAGCGAACACTAGACCATTTATATTATATCTTCCAAACGGAGAAGCATTTAAATTAGCCGTTTTAACTGATAATCCAAGTGAACCGATTCCAGTTTTTCGTGTCGAAGAAGTCAATGGAAACTGTGCGACCTTAAGAGCCTTAGCAAACCGAAGACTACCATGTCATCCTAATTCAGCTTCTTTTGATGAATTCAATGGAGCTGGATTTGAAACAGAACTTCTTCCAACACGCACTTGCGTCACTGTTAACTTAAATGATTTCATTGCGATTCAGTGTTTAGATGATGTGTGCTTAAACTTAGAGATGTGTAACTGTAATTAA
- a CDS encoding CotY/CotZ family spore coat protein, with translation MSCNYHQTIYYETIPSCVEKKCVLTTLKQIDRLQRQSLSKEKQDSCLRCHQPFLGQRSTANTRPIILYLKNGQPFNLSYCNETMVDCRMIFRVEDVRGNCATLRLLIPLKSDCHHINRPSSTNQTYQVTKTCVTVDLNEFSAVQCLDDVELSLKGCFY, from the coding sequence ATGAGTTGTAATTATCATCAGACTATTTATTATGAAACAATTCCTTCTTGTGTTGAAAAAAAATGTGTGCTAACAACTTTAAAACAAATTGATCGATTACAACGTCAAAGCTTATCTAAAGAAAAACAAGATTCATGTCTACGATGTCATCAACCATTTTTAGGACAACGTTCTACCGCAAACACTAGACCTATTATTTTATATTTAAAAAATGGTCAACCCTTTAACTTATCCTATTGCAATGAAACGATGGTTGATTGTCGAATGATTTTTAGGGTTGAAGACGTCAGAGGAAATTGTGCAACCTTAAGACTACTAATCCCGCTTAAATCAGATTGTCATCATATCAATCGTCCATCTTCAACTAATCAAACCTATCAAGTGACAAAAACATGTGTGACTGTTGATTTAAATGAATTTAGTGCCGTTCAATGTCTAGACGATGTCGAGCTTTCTCTAAAAGGTTGTTTTTATTAA
- a CDS encoding FtsW/RodA/SpoVE family cell cycle protein, translating to MRTIFNNLRILLYNPIIVYLILIIGIGLVAIESAVPLTKINYPAITINYASRQLLFISLGAIVALFVVIIGSDRIRALRWWIYGFWMIPLLGLFAYKHLHIPIPFVKELNGAVSWFELPGIGTIQPSEFMKIGLVLVVADIIQSHNEHYPHLSRNFKTDFQLLCKIMLAVLPPAILIFIQPDSGVTMIVLFFIALMIFASGIQWRYILTVGGLAIALITLFIVLVGIFPDFLTDTLGVAPYKLNRFFGWFDPFGTMGSEGMQLAKGLLAIGSGNLVGNGFQSSTVYFPEAHTDFIFAVIGMDFGLIGTLITVILCGLFDYEILNTATLNRGHYNSYVCIGIFGMLFFQQIQNIGMTIGLLPITGVTLPFISSGGSSSISYMILFGLVLASYIEGIRIKHNEVDFHERTLYLKTKAYIKDNVKFDD from the coding sequence TTGAGAACTATTTTTAACAACCTTCGGATTTTATTGTATAATCCAATTATTGTATATCTAATTTTAATTATTGGAATTGGTTTAGTCGCCATTGAGTCAGCGGTTCCGCTCACTAAAATTAACTATCCGGCTATCACCATTAATTATGCGAGTCGACAACTTTTATTTATCTCACTTGGTGCGATTGTTGCCCTTTTTGTGGTCATTATTGGAAGTGATCGCATTCGCGCTCTTCGATGGTGGATTTACGGTTTTTGGATGATTCCTCTCTTGGGGTTATTCGCTTACAAACATCTTCATATTCCAATTCCTTTTGTTAAAGAACTTAACGGAGCTGTTTCATGGTTTGAACTTCCGGGGATTGGGACGATTCAACCTTCAGAGTTTATGAAGATTGGTCTAGTTCTTGTCGTTGCGGATATTATTCAAAGTCATAACGAACATTATCCTCATCTAAGTCGTAATTTTAAAACCGATTTCCAACTGCTTTGTAAAATTATGTTAGCTGTTTTACCACCTGCTATTTTAATATTTATCCAACCCGACTCAGGAGTGACGATGATTGTCTTATTCTTTATCGCGTTAATGATTTTTGCTTCAGGAATACAGTGGCGTTACATTTTAACAGTTGGTGGATTAGCAATCGCGTTAATCACTCTCTTTATTGTCTTAGTCGGAATATTTCCTGATTTTTTAACGGATACATTAGGAGTAGCTCCCTACAAACTTAATCGTTTCTTCGGCTGGTTTGATCCCTTTGGAACAATGGGAAGTGAAGGAATGCAGCTAGCTAAAGGATTACTCGCGATTGGTTCTGGAAATCTCGTTGGAAATGGATTTCAAAGTTCAACAGTTTATTTCCCTGAAGCTCATACCGATTTTATCTTTGCTGTGATCGGCATGGATTTTGGATTAATTGGAACACTGATTACAGTGATTTTATGTGGCTTATTCGATTATGAAATCTTAAATACAGCGACCTTAAATCGAGGACATTATAATAGTTATGTATGTATTGGGATTTTTGGAATGTTATTCTTCCAGCAAATTCAAAATATCGGAATGACGATTGGATTGTTGCCAATTACCGGGGTTACATTACCTTTCATTAGCTCTGGAGGAAGTTCTTCGATCTCTTATATGATTTTGTTTGGACTTGTACTCGCTTCTTATATTGAGGGAATTCGAATTAAACATAATGAAGTGGACTTCCATGAGCGTACGTTATACTTAAAAACAAAAGCCTATATTAAAGATAATGTTAAATTTGATGATTAA
- the addA gene encoding helicase-exonuclease AddAB subunit AddA, protein MSSNSIPKKPSEAIWNDEQWQAIYEKGHDLLISAGAGSGKTAVLVERIIQKILIDQIQVDELLVLTFTEAAAAEMKQRIRSRIEQELGTQPDNLLLSAQLNKISSANISTFHAFCNKLIRRYYYLLQLDPVFKIADDIEVGILQDDVIESLFDDLAEADDEEFLRLTDIFNSDRDDEALKVMLLKVYELARSNPNMINWLMNLSSLYEWDGQDLKSWCYYDEIKKLMLPSIEEALVDLEKARQFAIDSEMMGTPHKYPTDVYPEDLAYVTRLKESHQSSYDELRQAFKNTKLSTFPRLNKKQFDEVAHGQSKDARDLFKKRLTKLEEKYFVYSNETHARHFSESIETVNALSHLVLKFHERFTKAKRERQLLDFSDLEWNTLALLVEDDQPTEVAVDIYQQFKEIMIDEYQDTNSMQECIISSIAKVKNPEIPIFMVGDVKQSIYRFRLAEPSIFQGKYQRFAKDQTVGNKIDLMKNYRSHQQVIDATNFIFKQLMDEPVGEIEYDEAAMLKLGVDQEVNDAFNQSEIHLLDKKQFEEEGDTDLNAIEIEAHHIARLILQWIASDQQIYDRKKGVHRSITYQDIVILMRSLSSVAIFQDVFRLYQIPLFTEQTTDLFDSIEIINLISCLKVIDNPYQDIPLVGLMRSPMFFFTERELSLIKVATKAQSFYELVRYYQAYGEDEGLKEKVTAFVQTIERWRFQSKTTSLSQLITRIYEQTLYYEFVLGLPHGYLRKANLDVFVDKARIYESSTKKGLYGFINYIDRMQALGKHFGKAKTVTANENVVRIMSIHKSKGLEFPIVFVSQIHKKFNEQDEKGNYLVHKKYGVAVKYIDPVLRLKQKTIVQNVVGSMIHKEMLAEEMRLLYVAMTRAKSKLIFTGVFDTDKKLASMSEVIKESQWMLPSSHRLNAKNYADWIIPAVLKHKDSKEIVQTYCDRQAYLLDDESSWQLRVITEHEQLQEQSSKSEQQTMDPPKLDFEKIFYQTYEYQPLVEINAKQSVSQRKEEESTPIFKVIPEVKPQVAYDRPSFMKENQVSGPEAGTALHQFMQHLPLSLNHTTESLQELKERIIEKEMMTEAMANKINFEQVLAFTKTPLYETITKANMVKKEVPFMTLVKIADHEQSQILLQGVIDLLAEFDDEVFIIDYKTDYVFNFESQYNELKERYAVQMKYYSKAIKEIYPTKKVSCYVYFLKVQQSIIYE, encoded by the coding sequence ATGAGCTCTAATTCTATTCCTAAAAAACCAAGTGAGGCCATCTGGAATGATGAACAATGGCAAGCTATTTATGAAAAGGGTCATGATTTATTAATTTCTGCTGGGGCAGGATCAGGTAAAACAGCAGTTTTAGTTGAGCGAATCATTCAAAAGATTTTAATTGATCAAATCCAGGTAGATGAACTACTCGTCTTAACCTTTACTGAAGCGGCCGCTGCTGAAATGAAGCAGCGTATTCGCTCACGAATTGAACAAGAACTGGGGACTCAACCGGATAATTTACTACTTTCAGCTCAGTTAAATAAGATTTCATCTGCTAATATTTCAACCTTTCATGCATTTTGTAATAAATTAATTCGTCGCTATTATTACTTATTACAGTTAGATCCAGTCTTTAAAATTGCGGATGATATTGAGGTTGGTATTTTACAAGATGATGTCATTGAATCACTATTTGATGATTTAGCTGAAGCAGACGATGAAGAGTTTTTACGACTAACAGACATTTTTAATAGTGATCGTGATGACGAAGCGTTAAAAGTCATGCTTTTAAAAGTATATGAACTGGCGCGCTCTAATCCAAATATGATCAATTGGTTGATGAATCTATCTTCTTTATATGAGTGGGATGGACAAGATTTAAAATCATGGTGCTACTACGATGAGATTAAAAAATTAATGTTGCCATCCATCGAAGAAGCTTTAGTAGACCTAGAAAAAGCTCGTCAATTTGCGATTGATTCTGAAATGATGGGAACTCCTCATAAATATCCGACTGATGTTTATCCTGAGGATTTAGCTTACGTGACGCGTTTAAAAGAAAGCCATCAATCAAGTTATGATGAGTTACGTCAAGCTTTTAAAAATACAAAGCTTTCAACGTTCCCTCGTTTAAATAAAAAGCAATTTGATGAAGTAGCACATGGCCAAAGTAAAGACGCCCGTGATTTATTTAAGAAACGTTTAACGAAATTAGAAGAAAAATATTTTGTTTACTCAAATGAAACACATGCTCGCCATTTTAGTGAAAGCATTGAGACGGTCAATGCGTTATCTCATCTCGTTCTTAAGTTTCATGAGCGATTTACAAAGGCAAAGCGTGAGCGTCAATTATTAGATTTTTCTGATTTAGAGTGGAATACACTTGCATTATTAGTTGAAGATGATCAACCAACTGAGGTGGCGGTTGACATTTATCAGCAGTTTAAAGAAATTATGATTGATGAGTATCAAGATACAAATTCCATGCAAGAGTGCATTATTAGTTCTATTGCTAAAGTGAAAAATCCAGAAATTCCAATTTTCATGGTTGGAGACGTTAAACAATCTATTTATCGCTTTCGTTTAGCAGAACCTAGTATTTTTCAAGGAAAGTATCAGCGATTTGCAAAAGATCAAACAGTAGGCAATAAAATTGATTTAATGAAAAATTATCGTTCACATCAACAAGTCATTGATGCGACGAACTTTATTTTTAAACAATTAATGGATGAACCTGTGGGAGAAATTGAATATGATGAAGCGGCTATGTTAAAGCTTGGTGTGGATCAGGAAGTAAACGATGCCTTTAATCAAAGTGAAATTCATCTTCTTGATAAAAAACAATTTGAAGAAGAGGGAGATACTGATTTAAATGCGATTGAAATTGAAGCTCACCATATTGCTCGGTTAATCTTACAATGGATAGCAAGCGATCAACAAATTTATGATCGTAAAAAGGGAGTACATCGTTCTATTACGTATCAAGATATTGTGATTTTAATGCGTTCATTAAGTAGTGTTGCTATTTTTCAAGATGTTTTTAGACTGTATCAGATTCCACTGTTTACAGAGCAAACGACTGATTTATTCGATTCAATTGAAATTATAAATCTGATTTCTTGCTTAAAGGTGATTGATAATCCTTATCAAGACATTCCTCTAGTTGGCTTAATGCGTTCGCCTATGTTTTTCTTTACAGAACGTGAGTTATCACTGATTAAAGTCGCAACAAAAGCTCAATCTTTTTATGAACTAGTACGCTATTATCAAGCGTATGGAGAAGATGAAGGCTTAAAAGAAAAAGTGACCGCGTTTGTTCAAACGATTGAACGTTGGCGATTTCAATCAAAGACAACGTCTTTATCTCAATTAATTACACGTATTTATGAGCAAACGTTATATTATGAATTCGTTTTAGGATTACCCCATGGGTATTTACGAAAAGCAAACTTAGATGTTTTTGTCGATAAAGCAAGAATTTATGAATCAAGTACAAAAAAAGGATTGTATGGATTTATTAATTATATTGATCGAATGCAAGCATTAGGAAAACATTTTGGAAAGGCAAAAACAGTAACAGCTAATGAAAATGTCGTTCGTATTATGTCCATTCATAAATCGAAAGGATTAGAGTTTCCGATTGTCTTTGTGTCACAAATCCATAAAAAATTCAATGAGCAAGATGAAAAAGGTAATTATCTCGTTCATAAAAAATATGGCGTGGCAGTGAAATATATTGATCCTGTTTTGCGATTAAAGCAAAAAACGATTGTTCAAAATGTGGTAGGATCAATGATTCATAAAGAAATGCTAGCAGAAGAAATGAGATTACTTTATGTGGCAATGACACGAGCTAAATCAAAATTAATTTTCACAGGTGTATTTGATACAGATAAAAAGTTGGCCTCAATGAGTGAAGTGATCAAAGAGTCACAGTGGATGCTTCCTTCAAGTCATCGATTGAATGCGAAAAATTATGCGGATTGGATTATTCCTGCCGTGTTAAAGCATAAAGACTCAAAAGAAATTGTTCAAACTTATTGTGATAGACAAGCTTATTTATTAGACGATGAAAGTTCATGGCAATTGCGCGTTATTACGGAGCATGAACAACTACAAGAACAATCATCTAAAAGTGAACAACAAACAATGGACCCACCTAAACTTGATTTTGAGAAGATCTTTTATCAAACTTACGAGTATCAACCACTCGTTGAGATTAATGCGAAACAATCTGTTTCACAGCGAAAAGAAGAAGAGTCAACGCCAATTTTTAAAGTTATTCCAGAAGTAAAGCCTCAAGTGGCTTATGATCGCCCTTCTTTTATGAAAGAAAATCAAGTCAGTGGACCAGAAGCAGGAACAGCACTTCATCAATTTATGCAACATCTTCCGCTTTCACTCAATCATACGACTGAAAGTCTTCAAGAACTGAAAGAACGTATCATTGAAAAGGAAATGATGACGGAAGCGATGGCAAATAAAATTAACTTTGAACAAGTGTTAGCTTTTACGAAAACACCGCTTTATGAAACGATTACGAAAGCAAACATGGTTAAAAAAGAAGTTCCATTCATGACCTTAGTTAAAATTGCGGATCATGAACAGTCACAAATTTTATTACAAGGGGTCATCGACTTATTAGCTGAGTTTGATGATGAAGTTTTTATTATTGACTATAAAACCGATTACGTCTTTAACTTTGAATCTCAATACAATGAACTAAAAGAACGTTATGCGGTTCAAATGAAGTATTATTCAAAGGCTATTAAAGAAATTTATCCAACTAAAAAAGTTAGTTGTTATGTTTACTTCTTAAAAGTTCAACAATCTATTATCTATGAATAA